From the genome of Pelobacter propionicus DSM 2379, one region includes:
- the tadA gene encoding tRNA adenosine(34) deaminase TadA — MPVMIVEKKSIARSHEYWMQRAIAEAGKARSRDEVPIGCVIVRDNRIIARGHNLRESSQDPSAHAEMIAIRKAARKLSSWRLLDTTLYVTLEPCTMCMGAIILSRIPRVVFGCLDPKGGAAGSLYDLSNDPRLNHRVELLPGVLERDCSSLLSGFFAELRRRRREARLSSAGELPGTPQGC, encoded by the coding sequence ATGCCGGTCATGATCGTGGAAAAGAAGAGTATCGCCCGCAGCCACGAGTACTGGATGCAGCGGGCCATAGCCGAGGCGGGCAAGGCCCGCAGCAGGGACGAGGTCCCCATCGGCTGCGTGATCGTCAGGGACAACAGGATTATCGCCCGCGGCCACAACCTGCGGGAGAGTTCCCAGGACCCTTCCGCCCATGCCGAGATGATCGCCATACGCAAGGCAGCCCGAAAGCTCTCCTCCTGGCGACTCCTGGACACCACCCTCTATGTAACCCTGGAACCCTGCACCATGTGCATGGGCGCCATCATCCTTTCGCGCATCCCCCGCGTCGTGTTCGGCTGCCTGGACCCCAAGGGGGGGGCGGCCGGTTCGCTCTACGATCTCTCCAACGATCCCCGTCTCAATCATCGTGTGGAACTGCTGCCCGGCGTGCTGGAGCGCGATTGCTCGTCGCTTTTGAGCGGCTTCTTCGCCGAGTTGAGGAGGCGCAGGCGTGAGGCGCGCCTTAGCTCCGCTGGAGAGCTTCCCGGAACTCCACAGGGCTGTTGA
- the tsaE gene encoding tRNA (adenosine(37)-N6)-threonylcarbamoyltransferase complex ATPase subunit type 1 TsaE, translating to MKRLSLATSSPAETEELGRRLGEMLIPGTFVALCGELGGGKTCFTRGVVSGAAPQSAHLVASPTFAIMNEYPGTPPIYHFDFYRLSSCHEIAELGFEDFFQGEGICLAEWSERLEELLPVERLSVTFQHDGDDRRIITIQAEGAGPEALLERLDARQEPRNALT from the coding sequence ATGAAACGGCTCTCCCTGGCGACCTCTTCGCCGGCAGAGACCGAGGAGCTTGGCCGACGCCTGGGAGAAATGCTCATTCCCGGAACCTTCGTCGCCCTGTGCGGGGAACTGGGGGGGGGCAAGACCTGCTTCACCCGGGGGGTGGTGAGCGGAGCGGCGCCCCAAAGCGCCCATCTGGTGGCCAGCCCCACCTTTGCCATCATGAACGAGTATCCCGGCACCCCTCCCATCTATCACTTCGACTTCTACCGGTTATCCTCCTGTCACGAGATTGCCGAACTGGGCTTCGAGGATTTTTTCCAGGGAGAGGGCATCTGCCTGGCCGAATGGTCCGAACGCCTGGAAGAGCTGCTTCCGGTTGAGCGCCTGAGCGTCACCTTCCAGCATGACGGCGACGACAGGCGCATCATCACCATCCAGGCAGAAGGGGCCGGTCCGGAGGCCCTGCTGGAGCGGCTTGATGCCCGCCAGGAACCCAGAAATGCTTTGACCTGA
- a CDS encoding CdaR family protein, giving the protein MDRIPSDTVSRFRPRNLTLKLLCLALAFSVWSLAATWKKSEAVLSLEPRLVNIPRGYSLGSPLPRKVSITLYGPPALIRAAKHANPALVLDLAGAAAPGTTAFIHLETRLRLPEEIRVTRVSPGRLELRLEPEHSPQGDRHP; this is encoded by the coding sequence ATGGACAGGATCCCCAGCGATACCGTCAGCCGCTTTCGCCCCCGCAACCTGACTCTCAAACTGCTCTGCCTCGCCCTTGCCTTCAGCGTCTGGAGTCTGGCAGCCACATGGAAGAAGAGCGAAGCCGTACTTAGCCTGGAGCCGCGGCTGGTCAACATCCCCCGGGGATACAGCCTTGGCAGCCCGTTGCCGCGAAAGGTCAGCATCACCCTGTACGGCCCCCCGGCCCTGATCCGTGCCGCCAAGCACGCCAACCCGGCGCTGGTCCTGGACCTGGCAGGCGCCGCGGCCCCCGGCACAACGGCGTTCATCCACCTGGAAACCCGCCTCAGGCTTCCGGAGGAGATCAGGGTAACCCGCGTCTCTCCAGGCCGGCTGGAACTGCGCCTGGAACCGGAACACTCACCACAAGGAGACAGACACCCGTGA
- a CDS encoding aspartate kinase, which produces MALVVQKYGGTSVGNPDRIRNVAKRVARTCDAGNELIVVLSAMSGETNRLVSLANEMCELPHGREYDTLVSTGEQVTIALLAMHLKSMGYKAKSYLGWQVPIITDDTATKARIERIEDARIRADLNEGTIVIVAGFQGIDANGNITTLGRGGSDTSAVALAAALKADVCEIYTDVDGVYTTDPNICKEARKMESISYDEMLELASLGAKVLQIRSVEFAKKYNVNVHVRSSLNDNTGTMVTRENKDMEGILVSGVAYDKNEAKIVVMGVADKPGTAARILSALSDASIPVDMIVQNVSQAGLADFTFTVNKTDLKQAMQITNQVAGELQAREVISDEKISKISIVGLGMRSHAGVATTMFSALAAANINIQTISTSEIKISVIIDDKYTELAVRVLHEAFNLQG; this is translated from the coding sequence ATGGCACTTGTCGTTCAGAAATACGGCGGTACGTCGGTCGGCAATCCCGACCGCATCAGGAACGTCGCCAAGCGGGTCGCCAGGACCTGTGATGCGGGCAACGAGCTGATCGTTGTCCTTTCTGCCATGTCCGGAGAGACCAACAGACTGGTCTCCCTGGCCAACGAGATGTGTGAACTGCCCCACGGCCGCGAATACGACACCCTGGTGTCCACCGGCGAACAGGTCACCATCGCCCTTCTTGCCATGCACCTCAAATCCATGGGATACAAGGCCAAATCGTACCTGGGGTGGCAGGTGCCGATCATCACCGACGACACGGCAACCAAGGCGCGCATCGAGCGGATCGAGGACGCACGCATCCGCGCCGATCTGAACGAGGGGACTATCGTGATCGTGGCCGGTTTCCAGGGCATCGACGCCAACGGCAACATCACCACCCTGGGGCGCGGCGGTTCCGACACCTCGGCGGTTGCCCTGGCAGCGGCCCTCAAGGCGGATGTGTGCGAGATCTACACCGACGTGGACGGTGTCTACACCACCGACCCCAACATCTGCAAGGAAGCTCGCAAGATGGAGAGCATCTCCTACGATGAGATGCTGGAACTGGCCAGCCTGGGCGCCAAGGTCCTGCAGATCCGCTCGGTGGAGTTCGCCAAGAAATACAACGTCAACGTACATGTACGTTCCAGTTTGAATGACAATACCGGTACCATGGTTACGAGGGAGAACAAGGATATGGAAGGGATTCTCGTTTCAGGCGTTGCCTATGATAAGAATGAAGCCAAGATCGTCGTCATGGGGGTAGCCGACAAACCGGGTACCGCCGCCAGGATCCTGTCGGCGCTTTCCGACGCTTCGATCCCGGTGGACATGATCGTACAGAACGTGAGCCAGGCCGGCCTGGCAGACTTCACCTTCACCGTCAACAAGACCGACCTGAAACAAGCCATGCAGATCACCAACCAGGTTGCCGGCGAACTCCAGGCCAGGGAAGTCATCTCCGACGAGAAGATCAGCAAGATTTCCATCGTCGGCCTGGGCATGCGCAGCCACGCCGGCGTGGCCACCACCATGTTCTCGGCACTGGCCGCCGCCAACATCAACATCCAGACCATCTCCACCTCGGAGATCAAGATCTCGGTGATCATCGACGACAAGTACACCGAACTGGCCGTGCGCGTGCTGCATGAGGCATTCAACCTGCAGGGATAA
- the glmM gene encoding phosphoglucosamine mutase: MKKLFGTDGVRGVANVYPMTTEMAMQLGRAAAYIFKSSSKRRHRIVIGKDTRLSGYMLENAMVAGICSMGVDVLLVGPLPTPGIANITSSMRADAGVVISASHNPFQDNGIKFFSADGFKLPDQIELKIEKLIESNKIDSLRPTASEVGKAFRIDDAAGRYIVFLKNTFPTEMDLSGMKIVLDCANGAAYRVAPAVFEELGAEVICLGVSPNGTNINADCGSLYPQVISEAVKKHRADIGIALDGDADRVIVCDEFGHEVDGDHIMAICATDMLRRKLLKKKTLVTTVMSNMGLDIAMRAAGGKIVKTAVGDRYVVEEMRKGGYNLGGEQSGHMIFLDSNTTGDGILSALQLLAVMRRTEKPLSELSEVMIALPQVLVNTRVREKKDITTIPEIAARIRDVEEKLGNEGRVLIRYSGTEPLLRVMLEGKDTYEITAWANEIIDLVRKHLGEKQ; the protein is encoded by the coding sequence GTGAAAAAACTCTTCGGCACCGACGGCGTCCGCGGCGTCGCCAACGTCTACCCCATGACAACCGAGATGGCCATGCAACTGGGCAGGGCCGCCGCCTATATCTTCAAGAGCTCAAGCAAGCGCCGCCACCGCATCGTGATCGGCAAGGACACGCGCCTCTCCGGCTACATGCTGGAAAACGCCATGGTGGCCGGCATCTGCTCCATGGGAGTGGACGTGCTGCTGGTGGGGCCGCTTCCCACGCCGGGCATCGCCAACATCACCTCCTCCATGCGGGCCGACGCCGGCGTGGTCATATCAGCCTCCCACAACCCGTTCCAGGACAACGGCATCAAGTTCTTCTCCGCCGACGGCTTCAAGCTGCCCGACCAGATCGAGCTGAAAATAGAGAAGCTGATCGAGTCCAACAAGATCGACTCCCTGCGCCCCACGGCCAGCGAGGTGGGCAAGGCCTTCCGCATCGACGATGCCGCCGGCCGCTACATCGTCTTCCTCAAGAACACCTTTCCCACTGAGATGGACCTCTCGGGCATGAAGATCGTGCTGGACTGCGCCAATGGCGCCGCCTACCGGGTTGCTCCGGCGGTGTTCGAGGAGTTGGGGGCCGAGGTGATCTGCCTGGGGGTCAGCCCCAACGGCACCAACATCAACGCCGACTGCGGCTCGCTCTATCCCCAGGTGATCAGCGAGGCGGTGAAGAAGCACCGCGCCGATATCGGCATCGCCCTGGACGGCGACGCCGACCGGGTCATCGTCTGCGACGAGTTCGGCCACGAGGTGGACGGCGACCACATCATGGCCATCTGCGCCACCGATATGCTCCGGCGCAAGCTTTTAAAAAAGAAGACCCTGGTAACGACGGTGATGAGCAACATGGGGCTGGACATCGCCATGCGCGCGGCGGGCGGCAAGATCGTCAAGACGGCCGTGGGAGACCGCTACGTGGTTGAGGAGATGCGCAAGGGTGGCTATAATCTGGGCGGGGAGCAGTCCGGCCACATGATCTTCCTGGACAGCAACACCACCGGCGACGGCATCCTCTCGGCATTGCAGCTCCTGGCGGTCATGCGCAGGACGGAGAAGCCGCTCTCCGAACTGTCCGAGGTGATGATCGCGCTGCCCCAGGTGCTGGTCAACACCCGGGTGCGCGAGAAGAAGGACATCACCACCATCCCGGAGATCGCCGCCAGGATCAGGGACGTTGAAGAGAAGCTGGGCAATGAGGGGCGGGTGCTGATCCGCTATTCCGGCACCGAGCCGCTGCTGCGGGTCATGCTGGAGGGGAAGGACACCTACGAGATCACCGCCTGGGCCAACGAGATCATCGACCTGGTCAGGAAGCACCTGGGAGAAAAGCAGTAA
- a CDS encoding CBS domain-containing protein encodes MQTVADIMTTEVITVKRETTVRELAEIFKEHPIGSLPVVDDGGAPTGIVTESDLIEQGRSLHIPTVISLFDWVIPLGGEKSLQRDLQRITAQNVGEIYSRELVCIAPDAPVSTAADLMSSRRLNSLPVLQEGKLVGIVSRIDIIRSLINR; translated from the coding sequence ATGCAGACCGTTGCAGATATCATGACCACAGAGGTCATCACCGTGAAACGAGAGACCACAGTGCGGGAACTGGCCGAAATCTTCAAGGAGCACCCCATCGGCAGCCTGCCGGTGGTGGACGACGGCGGCGCTCCCACCGGTATCGTCACCGAATCGGACCTGATCGAGCAGGGGCGCAGCCTGCACATCCCCACGGTCATCTCCCTGTTCGACTGGGTCATCCCCCTGGGGGGCGAAAAGAGCCTGCAGCGGGATCTGCAGCGGATAACCGCCCAAAACGTGGGCGAGATATACTCCCGCGAGTTGGTCTGCATCGCCCCCGACGCGCCGGTCAGCACGGCAGCCGACCTGATGAGCAGCCGCAGGCTGAATTCCCTGCCGGTTCTCCAGGAGGGAAAACTGGTGGGGATCGTGTCGCGCATCGACATCATCCGCAGCCTGATCAACCGATGA
- the cdaA gene encoding diadenylate cyclase CdaA — protein sequence MSDLLASFTLLDLCDILILAVIVYRFALILKEDVAIRLVLFLLAFFSLLVLSCFSGFAATGWLLRSLFGSSLVILAVIFQGDIRRAFMLMGRRPVEPQIRDEELVMIEELIKATAEMAEKHIGALIVIVRQHPIDHLLEIGTQIEAMVTSELLNSIFLPYSPIHDGAVIIQRGKITMAGCLLPISRNPDIAKSFGTRHRAALGLSELTDALVLVVSEETGKISMVHDGKITYDMAAAEIRRLLRKGLDLKRSNKPQPPGED from the coding sequence ATGTCGGACCTGTTAGCCAGCTTCACCCTGCTCGATCTCTGCGACATCCTGATCCTGGCTGTCATCGTCTACCGCTTCGCCCTCATCCTGAAGGAGGACGTGGCCATCCGCCTGGTCCTGTTCCTGCTGGCCTTCTTCTCCCTGCTGGTCCTGTCATGCTTTTCAGGGTTCGCCGCCACCGGCTGGCTGCTGCGTTCCCTGTTCGGCTCAAGCCTGGTCATCCTGGCCGTCATCTTCCAGGGGGACATCAGGCGTGCCTTCATGCTCATGGGGCGCCGTCCGGTGGAGCCCCAGATCCGCGACGAAGAGCTGGTGATGATCGAAGAGCTGATCAAGGCCACCGCCGAGATGGCCGAGAAGCACATCGGCGCGCTGATCGTCATCGTCCGCCAGCACCCCATCGACCACCTGCTGGAGATCGGCACCCAGATCGAGGCCATGGTGACCAGCGAACTGCTCAACTCGATCTTTCTCCCCTACTCCCCGATTCACGACGGAGCGGTGATCATCCAGAGGGGCAAGATTACCATGGCCGGCTGCCTGCTGCCGATCTCCCGCAATCCGGATATCGCCAAGAGCTTCGGCACGCGCCACCGGGCCGCCCTGGGGCTCTCCGAACTGACCGATGCGCTGGTCCTGGTCGTCTCCGAGGAGACCGGCAAGATATCCATGGTCCACGACGGCAAGATCACCTATGACATGGCCGCGGCGGAAATCCGGCGCTTGCTGCGCAAGGGGCTGGACCTGAAGCGCAGCAACAAGCCGCAACCGCCGGGAGAGGACTGA
- a CDS encoding pyridoxine 5'-phosphate synthase translates to MAKLGLNVDHVATVRQARGGMEPDPVTAAALGELAGAEGITIHLREDRRHIQDRDLEILRRTVKTKLNLEMAATQEMVRIALRTKPEQVTLVPEKRQELTTEGGLDVILNLKAITDAVKRLRDGGIVVSLFVDPDQEQIKAANKSGADYIEIHTGAYADAPDWPSQKRQLEEIDAAIKLASKVGMGVNAGHGINYVNIKPLAALGGIEEYNIGHSIMARAILVGMDRAVKDMVELIKYA, encoded by the coding sequence ATGGCAAAACTGGGACTCAACGTCGATCATGTGGCCACCGTGCGCCAGGCGCGCGGCGGCATGGAGCCGGATCCGGTCACGGCGGCCGCCCTGGGCGAGCTTGCCGGCGCCGAAGGAATCACCATCCACCTGCGGGAGGACCGCCGTCACATCCAGGACCGCGACCTGGAGATCCTGCGACGCACCGTCAAGACAAAGCTCAACCTGGAAATGGCGGCAACCCAGGAGATGGTGCGCATCGCCCTGAGGACCAAGCCGGAGCAGGTCACCCTGGTGCCGGAGAAACGGCAGGAGCTGACCACCGAGGGGGGGCTGGACGTGATCCTCAACCTGAAGGCCATCACCGACGCGGTCAAGCGCCTGCGGGACGGCGGCATTGTGGTCAGCCTGTTCGTGGACCCGGACCAGGAGCAGATCAAGGCCGCCAACAAGAGCGGCGCCGACTACATCGAGATTCACACCGGCGCCTATGCCGACGCTCCAGACTGGCCCTCCCAGAAGCGGCAACTGGAGGAGATCGACGCGGCCATCAAGCTGGCCAGCAAGGTCGGCATGGGGGTCAACGCCGGACATGGCATCAACTACGTCAACATCAAGCCGCTGGCAGCCCTGGGGGGCATCGAGGAGTACAACATCGGCCACTCCATCATGGCCCGCGCCATACTGGTGGGCATGGACCGTGCCGTGAAGGACATGGTCGAGCTGATCAAATACGCATGA
- the folP gene encoding dihydropteroate synthase, producing the protein MDHFQARTLSLGSPVAAERELRRMGVDPGGIQRLLPKMSSHCIQIPRLQCRQANILKQEMLALGGDAAVARGSVACSIEASDAILMGTEKQLRQLCTRLARQPFGLPSLGEELSTLLDRIATPAFFWRTSRRELPLTRPLIMGILNITPDSFSDGGRYLDPARAVERAEQMIAEGADIIDIGGESTRPGAPAISAQEEIDRVVPVISAIAKSSSIPLSVDSWKGEVARQAMDAGAEIINDISGLGFDPSLAQVAATSKAGLVLMHTRGTPDGMQRDTEYGDLLAEVMQGLRHSTETALSAGVERELICLDPGIGFAKSAQGNLELLRRLREFQSLGLPLLVGTSRKSFIGAAIGREVHDRLFGTAATVALAVSHGASILRVHDVAAMRDVADMARAIVEG; encoded by the coding sequence ATGGACCATTTCCAGGCGCGAACGCTCTCCCTGGGCAGTCCGGTCGCCGCCGAGCGCGAACTGCGCCGCATGGGGGTTGACCCGGGCGGCATCCAGAGGCTTCTGCCCAAGATGTCCAGCCACTGCATCCAGATCCCTCGCCTGCAGTGCCGCCAGGCCAACATCCTCAAACAGGAAATGCTGGCCCTGGGGGGGGATGCGGCGGTTGCCCGCGGCAGCGTGGCCTGCAGCATCGAGGCCAGCGACGCGATCCTGATGGGAACGGAGAAACAGCTCAGGCAGCTCTGCACAAGACTGGCCCGGCAGCCCTTCGGCCTCCCCTCCCTGGGGGAAGAGCTGTCCACGCTCCTGGACCGGATCGCCACCCCAGCCTTCTTCTGGCGCACATCCCGGCGGGAGCTCCCGCTGACACGTCCGCTGATCATGGGCATCCTCAACATAACCCCGGACTCCTTCTCCGACGGCGGCCGCTACCTGGACCCGGCACGGGCAGTGGAACGGGCGGAGCAGATGATTGCCGAGGGAGCCGACATCATCGACATCGGCGGCGAGAGCACCCGCCCCGGCGCCCCGGCCATATCAGCGCAGGAGGAGATCGACCGGGTCGTGCCGGTCATTTCGGCGATCGCCAAGAGTTCATCCATCCCTCTCTCCGTGGACAGCTGGAAGGGGGAAGTGGCCCGCCAGGCCATGGACGCCGGAGCGGAGATCATCAACGACATCAGCGGACTCGGCTTCGACCCCTCCCTGGCCCAGGTAGCGGCCACCAGCAAGGCGGGACTGGTGCTGATGCACACGCGGGGAACACCGGACGGCATGCAGCGCGACACCGAGTACGGCGACCTTTTGGCCGAGGTCATGCAGGGGCTACGCCATTCGACAGAGACCGCCCTCTCCGCCGGCGTGGAACGGGAACTGATCTGCCTGGACCCGGGCATAGGCTTCGCCAAGAGCGCCCAGGGCAACCTGGAGCTCTTGCGGCGTCTGCGGGAATTCCAGAGCCTGGGCCTGCCGCTTCTGGTGGGCACGTCACGAAAATCGTTCATCGGCGCTGCCATCGGCCGGGAGGTGCATGACCGGCTGTTCGGTACGGCCGCCACTGTGGCCCTGGCGGTGAGCCATGGCGCATCCATCCTGCGGGTCCATGACGTGGCAGCCATGCGGGATGTGGCCGACATGGCTCGGGCAATCGTGGAGGGATAG
- a CDS encoding holo-[acyl-carrier-protein] synthase has protein sequence MIIGIGTDIVGIPRFQRHVDDPDSSLLRRIFTDQERSYCNARKSGAAACFAARFAAKESFLKALGTGLSDGISWHDMEVVNDELGKPELRLSRRAEELFRKKKGAGLFLSLSHDGGCAVAMVVLESL, from the coding sequence ATGATCATCGGCATCGGCACCGACATCGTCGGCATCCCCCGTTTCCAGCGTCATGTGGACGACCCCGACAGTTCTCTCCTGCGACGCATCTTTACTGACCAGGAACGAAGCTACTGCAACGCCCGGAAGAGCGGCGCTGCCGCCTGTTTCGCCGCCCGCTTCGCCGCCAAGGAATCCTTCCTCAAGGCCCTGGGAACCGGGCTGAGCGACGGCATATCCTGGCATGACATGGAGGTGGTCAACGACGAGCTGGGCAAGCCGGAGCTGCGCCTCTCCCGCAGGGCGGAGGAGCTATTCCGGAAAAAGAAGGGGGCAGGCCTGTTCCTCTCCCTCTCCCATGACGGCGGCTGTGCCGTTGCCATGGTGGTTCTGGAGTCCCTATGA
- a CDS encoding bifunctional ADP-dependent NAD(P)H-hydrate dehydratase/NAD(P)H-hydrate epimerase: MKIVMSQTMQEMDRRTMEEYGIPGLVLMENAGRCCVEEIIRHFGHLEEKRVLILAGKGNNGGDGHVIARLLLGQGWQVTLLVLAEQEQIRGDAAANLELLPHDLPRFRTGEAEFSSLHAVDFRQADLIVDAMLGTGLNSDLGGVYREAVQLINGSGKPVMAVDIPSGIHGSSGRILGSAVKADLTVTFACPKLGHVLYPGAELTGRLVVKDIGIPPALLEQAPGFQYLDEESMAPLLQRRDRQGHKGNYGHCLFIAGSTGKSGAAALCANAAVRAGSGLVTLGVPERLNPILEVKTTEAMTVPLPDSDDGHLSGRAFHEIVRLLEGRDVLAIGPGIDRRPETVELVRNLAETVELPLVIDADGLNALATDMSVLKWNRSTATVLTPHPGEMARLLGAPLPSEQADRIELCRDFATSYDVYLVLKGARTIIASPDGSIAINSSGNPGMASGGMGDVLTGIIASLIGQGYEVRDACCLGVFIHGHSADLVARDKGEVGITATDVAEMLPYARKKLMERNSPSAIRYA; this comes from the coding sequence ATGAAAATCGTCATGTCACAGACCATGCAGGAGATGGACAGACGGACCATGGAGGAGTACGGCATCCCCGGTCTCGTTCTGATGGAGAACGCAGGACGCTGCTGCGTGGAGGAGATTATCCGCCACTTCGGCCATCTGGAGGAGAAGCGGGTGCTCATCCTGGCCGGCAAGGGGAACAACGGCGGGGACGGCCACGTCATCGCCCGCCTGCTGCTGGGTCAGGGGTGGCAGGTTACCCTGCTGGTGCTGGCTGAGCAGGAACAGATCAGGGGCGACGCTGCCGCGAACCTTGAGCTGCTCCCCCATGACCTGCCCCGCTTCCGCACCGGGGAGGCTGAGTTTTCCTCCCTGCACGCCGTCGACTTTCGTCAGGCCGACCTGATCGTGGACGCCATGCTGGGAACCGGCCTGAACAGCGACCTGGGCGGCGTCTATCGCGAGGCGGTTCAGCTGATCAACGGTTCCGGCAAGCCGGTTATGGCGGTTGACATCCCCTCCGGCATCCACGGCAGCAGCGGCAGGATTCTGGGGAGCGCGGTGAAGGCCGACCTGACCGTCACCTTTGCCTGCCCCAAACTGGGGCATGTGCTCTACCCCGGCGCCGAGCTGACGGGGCGGCTGGTGGTTAAAGACATCGGCATCCCCCCTGCCCTGCTGGAACAGGCGCCCGGTTTCCAGTACCTGGATGAGGAGAGCATGGCCCCCCTGCTCCAGCGGCGCGACCGCCAGGGGCACAAGGGGAATTACGGCCACTGCCTGTTCATTGCCGGCTCCACCGGCAAGAGCGGCGCCGCGGCGCTGTGCGCCAACGCCGCCGTGCGTGCCGGCTCCGGCCTGGTGACCCTGGGAGTGCCTGAGCGGCTCAACCCTATCCTGGAGGTGAAGACCACCGAGGCCATGACCGTCCCCCTGCCCGACTCCGACGACGGCCACCTGTCGGGGAGAGCCTTCCACGAGATCGTCAGGCTGCTGGAGGGAAGGGACGTGCTGGCCATCGGCCCGGGCATCGACCGCAGACCGGAGACCGTGGAACTGGTGCGCAACCTGGCGGAAACCGTGGAACTCCCGCTGGTGATCGACGCCGACGGCCTGAACGCCCTGGCAACGGACATGAGCGTCCTGAAATGGAACCGCTCCACCGCCACGGTGCTGACCCCCCATCCGGGGGAGATGGCCCGCCTGCTTGGTGCCCCGCTCCCCTCCGAACAGGCCGATCGCATCGAGCTCTGCCGTGATTTCGCCACCAGCTATGACGTGTACCTGGTGCTCAAAGGGGCGCGCACCATCATCGCCTCCCCCGACGGCTCGATCGCCATCAACTCCAGCGGCAATCCGGGCATGGCCAGCGGCGGCATGGGGGACGTGCTCACCGGCATCATCGCATCGCTGATCGGCCAGGGATACGAGGTCCGGGACGCCTGTTGCCTGGGGGTCTTCATCCATGGCCATAGCGCCGACCTGGTGGCTCGCGACAAGGGTGAGGTCGGCATCACTGCCACGGATGTGGCCGAGATGCTCCCCTACGCCCGGAAAAAGCTGATGGAGCGAAACTCCCCCTCTGCCATCCGCTACGCTTGA